Below is a genomic region from Sinorhizobium meliloti.
AGGACGGGGTTTCGGCGAAGGTGGAATTGAGGAAGGAACGCGCCGGCGACGTGGCCAGCCGGAACGGATGCCGCTCGTCGGCCACCTCGATGAGGTCGACGTGATCGGGAAACTCGGGAAGCTGACCGTGTGGCCCCTGAGCCCCCATCGCCTTCGGTGGCCGGTTCGGCGCGGGCGTACCCGTCCAATCCGCCTTGAACCGGAACCTGCCGTCCGGATGCCCGAAACCGTTGAGGAAATGCGCCTCGTCGAAAGCCGGTTGGCAATCGAGCCATTTCCGCTCTTTCATCTCGTCGTAGCCGATGCCGTAATTGGCGAGCAATTGGTCGATATGCTGCCGTTCCGTCAGGCGGAAGCCGGGACAGTCTGCAACGCCGAGACGCTTTGCCAGCTCTTCGATGACGAAAAGATTGGTGCGCACGGTCGGCGGCGGCTCGACGACTTTCGGCCCGAGCAGGATATGCTGGTGGCCGCCACCGCGATAAAGATCGTCGTGCTCGAGGAACATGGTGGCCGGCAGGACGATATCCGCGAGCTGCGCGGTGTCCGTCATGAATTGCTCGTGCACGGCGACGAAGACGTCGTCGCGCAGGAAGCCGCGCTTCACCAGCCGCTGCTCCGGTGCGACATTGACCGGATTGGTGTTCTGGATGAGCAGTGCCGTCACGGGGCCGCGATGGCGAAGCGCTTCGGCATCTCCGGTCAGAACGCGGCCGATCTGCGACTGGTCGAGCATGCGCACATCCGGATCGTGAAAGGCGCTGCCGACGAGTTCGCGCTTGTCCAGCCGGAAAATGTCGTTGTTCGAATGGAAGGCGCCGCCGCCCTCATGTTTCCAGGAGCCGAGCACCGTGGCAACGGAGGCTGCGGCATGGATCGCGACGGAACCGTTGCGCTGGCGGGTGAAGCCGTAGCCGAGACGGAAATAGGTCCGCGGCGTCGTTCCGACGAGTCTCGCGAAAGCTTCGATCTCCTCCACCGAAAGCCCGGTGATCGCGGAGGCCCATTCCGGTCCGCGCGTCTTCAGATGCGCTTCGAGTCCCGCGGGATCGTCGGCGAATTCAGCCATGTAGGCGCGGCCCGCATGACCGTCGCGGAAGGCGACGTGCATGACGGCGCAGGCGAGCGCCGCGTCGGTGCCGGGCTTCAGGACCAGCCCCATATCGGCCTGCTTGATCGTCGGATTGTCGTAGACGTCGATGACGACGATCTTGGCGCCGCGCTCCTTTCGCGCCTTGACCGCGTGGGTCATGACGTTGACCTGCGTCGCCACCGCATTGGTGCCCCAGATCACCACGCAATCGGACTTGGCCATCTCCCTTGGGTCCGGTCCGCGCAGGGTACCGGTCCCCATGGTGTAGCCGGTCCAGGCCATGTTGGTGCAGATCGACCCGAAGAAGCCGGAATAACGCTTGGCGTGGCGCAGCCGCTCGATGGAGTCGCGCTGCACCTGCCCCATGGTCCCGGCATAGAAATAGGGCCAGACCGCCTCCGAGCCGTGTCTCTGTTCGGCCTTGACGAACTGGTCGGCGATCTCGTCGAGGGCCGTCTCCCAGGAAATCTCCTGCCAACGCCCCTCGCCCTTCGCACCGACCCGGCGTTGCGGCACCATCAAGCGGCCGGGATGATAGATACGCTCCGCATAGCGGGCGACCTTGGCGCAGATGACCCCGGCGGTGTAGGTGTTTTCCGCCGCGCCGCGTACGCGCCCGATCCGGCCCTCGGCGGTGAGGTCGACCTCCAGCGCACAAGCCGAGGGACAGTCATGCGGACAGACCGAATGGCCGATTGTCTTTTCTTGTCTGATAGGGGTCGCAACGTTCATGGCTTTTCTATATGGCATGGCCAGGGACGCTCAAAGCCCCATTCGCCATTCATCGAAACAATTGATCGCGGCCATCGGTAACGCTTATGAACTACCGGCACATCTACCACGCGGGCAACTTCGCCGATGTCCTGAAGCACGCGGTGCTGGCGCGGCTCGTCACCTATCTGAAGCAGAAGGACAAGGCCTTCCGCGTGCTGGACACCCATGCGGGGATCGGCGTTTACGACCTTTCGAGCGAGGAAGCGCAGAAGACCGGCGAATGGCGCGAGGGCATCGGAAGGCTGATCGAGGCCGAGCTTCCCGCGCCGGTCGCCGCCATTCTCGAACCATATCTTTCCGCCGTTCGCGACCTCAATCCCGAAGGCGGCCTCATGCATTATCCGGGGTCGCCGAAGCTCGCCCGCATGTTGCTTCGTCCGCAGGACCGGCTGTCGGCCATGGAACTTCATCCGGAGGATCACGAGGCGCTGCACCGGCTCTTCGAAGGCGATTTCCAGAGCCGCATCACCCGGCTCGACGGCTGGCTGGCGCTGGGCGCACATCTGCCGCCGAAGGAAAAGCGAGGGCTCGTTCTCGTCGATCCTCCGTTCGAAGCCGAAGGCGAGTATGAGCGGCTGGTGGATGGGCTTGCCAAGGCATACCGCCGGTTCACCGGCGGCATCTACTGCCTCTGGTATCCGCTGAAGAAGGGCGCGCCGATCAGGGATTTTCACGAGTCGCTCAAGGCTTTGGAAATCCCGAAGATGCTTTGCGCCGAACTGTCGGTGCGCAGCGATCGCGTTACCCCGGGGCTCGCGGGATCGGGCCTCGTCATCGTCAACCCGCCCTTCACGTTGAAAGGCGAACTCGACATTCTCCTACCCTACCTGAAGACACAACTCGCCCAGGATCGTTTCGCTTCGGGACGTTGCTTCTGGCTGCGCGGCGAGGCGCCGCTCAATCGAGGGCCTTGACGGATAAGGTTCTGTGGCTTCAATCTCTTACGACGACTCAGGGAGGTAGCCATGACTTGCAAGCTTGCCGCAATGCTTCTCACCTCGCTTTCCCTCGTTGCCGGCATGGCCAGCAGCGTGGCCGCCGCAGACTTTGCGGAAGTTCCCGTCGCCCGGCACACCTACGACGTCGGCGTTTGCGGCAACCCCTCCGTCCTCGGCTTCATCACCCGACGCTTCGACTACAAGGCGGCGAACTACCTGCGCGCCAACATCGCCATCGCCGAGATCCGCGAAATGGGTCAGAGCCGCTTCGAACCGCGCGATTACACCCATCTGGTGGAACGCGAATATTGCTACGCGACCGCGGTGATGACGGACGGCGTTCGGCGCCCGATGTGGTATCTGATCGAGAGACCATGGGGTTTTGCCGGCGTCGGGTCCAATATCGAGTTCTGCGTCGGCGGCCTCGACCCATGGTATGTCTACGGCGCCAACTGCGCTTCGCTTCGGTGATCAGCACCTGACGCATGTCGCCCAAAAGTGCGCAGCGGCTTTGGGACAACGACATGCTTGAGTACAAAAAGCTGAAGCGCATCTCACGAATTCGATCGAACGCGACGCGTTTCTGGCTGCTGCCGGCAATCGTCGTCCTTGGTACGCTTGTCGGCTGTGGCGGTGAAGACGGCAGCCAGACTGCCCCGAACCCCTCGAAAGATTTGGCGAGAAGTGCGTCAATCGCGCCTGCGCCCGTCGGCACGGGCTTCGACTTCTATGTGCTTTCCCTCTCCTGGTCGCCGACCTGGTGCGACGCCAACGATCCCAAAGGCAAGTCCGATCAGTGCGAAACCGGCAGCGGACATGGCCTGATCGTACACGGACTCTGGCCGCAGAACGAAAACGGCTATCCGGAATATTGCCGGACGCGGCACTCGGACCGCGTGCCCGAATCGCTCGGACGGCAATATTTCGACCTCATCCCCTCTATGGGCCTTATCGGCCACCAGTGGCGCAAGCACGGCACCTGTTCTGGCCTCAGCCAGAGGGATTATTTCGCGGTCACGCGCGCCGCGCATGAGAGGCTCACCATTCCTCCGGAATTGACGACTGCGGACGGCGCGGAGAGCCTCTCCGTCCAGGCGATCGAAGCGGCCTTCGAGAAGAAAAATTCCGGGATGACGAGCGAGTCGATCGCTGTTACCTGCGAAGGCAGGCTACTCGAAGAAATCAGGATCTGCTTCGACAAGGAACTGAAATTCAGGGCTTGTCCTCAAGTCGACCGACAGGCCTGCAGACGAGACACCGTCTCGCTGCCTCCAGCACCATGATGGAAAGACATCGGATGAAGATACTCTACTCGCCCGCCTCCCCCTATTCGAACAAGGTCCGCATGGCGGCTCATCATGCCGGAATCGCGGCGGAAAGCGTTCTCACGGAAACCAATTCCAATCCGCCGCAGCTGATCGACAACAACCCGCTGGGCAAGATTCCGACGCTGATAACCGCGGACGGCCTGGCAATCTACGACAGCCGGGCGATCATGCATTTCATCGATCGTGAAACCGGGGGCAAGCTCTATCCGAAGAATCACGAAAAGCGTACCCGGATCGAGATCTTCGAGGCGCTTTGCGACGGCATTTGCGACAGCCTGCTCGCTATCGTCTACGAGAAACGCTTCCATCCGCCTGAAAAGGTGCACCAGCCCTGGATCGACCGGCAATGGGACAAGGTGGAACGGGGGCTCGACCACCTCGAAGCGAACCTGCCCAAGACCGGCAGCAAGCTCAATGCCGGTCACTTCGCGCTCGCCGCCACGCTGCGCTACATCGAACTGCGCTTCGCCGGCGAATGGCAGAAGGGCCGGCCCAAGCTGAAGAACTGGCCTGCCAAATTCGAGAAGCACTTCCCGGATTATTCGAAGTTCAAGGCTTGAGCTTTTGCGCGTGCCCCTCATCCCGCTGCCGCGACCTTCTCCCCGCAGGCGGGGAGAAGGGACACGCAGCCCCGCCTTGCCCCGAATTCAACGGCGAAACAGGCCTGGCGCTTGCCGCTTAGCCCCTTCGCCCCTTCGCCCCGCTTGCGGGGAGAAGGTGCCGGCAGGCGGATGAGGGGCACGTAAAGCAGCCCACAATACAAAAAGGCCGGGTCGCCCCGGCCTTTTCGCACTGTTGATGCGGATCAGAACTTGACGCCCATACCGAGTTTGACGCTGTGCTCGTCGTAACCGGACGAGATCGTCGAACCGCCGGCGCGGAAGTCCTTGGAGCCGTAATCCGTGTAGCGGTATTCGGCACGCGCAGTGATGTTGTCGGTGACGAAGGTTTCGGCGCCGACGCCTGCGGTCCAACCGACAAGGGTCTTGTCGTCGGAGCCTGCCGGAGTCGAAAGCTTGGCATTGCCGAGTGCGACACCGGCCGTGCCGTAGACGAGAACCGGGTTCAGGTCGACACCGACGCGACCGCGGACCGAGCCGTTGACACCCTGCTTGACGCGGCGGCCGCTGGAGCGGGAGTCGTTGCCGGTGTAGTTTACGTCGGCCTCACCGCCATAAACCATCTGACCGTCCTGAACGTTGTAGCCGCCATAGAGACCGCCACCGAAACCGACCGACTTATTGTTGCCGGTCGCATCGGCCTCGCCATGGTGCCAGTCGATGGTGCCGCCGACATAGGCGCCGGACCAGTTGCGCACTGCCGGTTCGGTATATTCGGCAGCCGGAGCAGCCGGAACTTCGTCGACCACGTCAGCGGCGTGGGCGGCCTGGAAGGCAACGAGGGCCATGGCCGAGGCCATGAGGGTGGTGGTGAGCGTACGCATACTATTCTCCTTTCGAACCGGCGTTCCGTTTTAGTTGTTTCTCAGCGGAACACCGGACATCTGCAATTAACCCGCCCGGTTGACCCGAAATTGATCAGGAAATGAGGAATCTCAAGAGCCAAAATGTGAAATTTTAGTGGCGGCAACGCGACTGAAATGCGATGTTGCAGCGCAGACACAGGTACTTTATTAACCACGATTCAATATTAACGAAAGATATACTATAGCAATACAAACTGATGCAAATTACGGCTTCCGCGTTAATTTTTCAGAAATGAATCGTCCGGCGAGAGTTCCGGCGAGCGTTTCCAGCCTATATCTTCTGCCACTCGGCATCAGGATTCGAAGAACGGGACGAAACGTTGAAAAGGACACTCAAGGCGGCGCTCGTTACCGGCGGCGCCCGACGCATCGGCAGGGCAATAGTCGAGGATCTGGCGGCGCACGGTTTCGCGCTCGCCATTCACGCGAACGGATCGTTCGCAGAAGCGGAGGCGCTCGCCGGGAAGCTTGGAAAGACCGGCGCGAGGGCGGTCGCGCTCAGGGCCGATCTTACCGAGGTCGGCGCCGCCTCCGGGCTCGTCGCGGAGGCAACGGCCTTGCTCGGTCCGCTGGATCTCCTCGTCAACAATGCCTCGGTATTCAACAAGGACAGCCTCGCCGAGTTCGACGAAGCGGTCTGGGAGCGGCACTTCGCGCTGCATGTCAAAGCCCCCTCCCTGCTCGCCCGCGATTTTGCGCTGCAGCGGCCGGCCGACGTCTCCGGTCTGATCGTCAATGTCATCGATCAGCGCGTCTGGTCTCCAAATCCGCGCTTTTATTCCTATATGTTGTCCAAATCGGCGCTGTGGACGGCAACCCAGACGATGGCCCAGGCGCTCGCCCCCGACATTCGCGTCAACGGCATCGGACCCGGGCCGACGCTGCCCAACGAGCGACAGGATCCGCGTGATTTCGAGGCCCAGGTCGAGGCGCTCATCCTCAGGCGCGGTCCGGCGCTCGAGGAATTCGGACGTGCGATCCGCTTCCTTTTCGACACGCCGTCGGTTACCGGACAGATGATTGCACTCGACGGCGGCCAGCACCTTGCCTGGGAGACGCCGGATATTCGGGAGATAGTGGAATGAACGGGCAGACGCCCACCGATGGCGGCATCCTTTACGACGCCACGGAGACCGACGACGAAGACGATCTGGTTGAAGTGACCGAGGCCGAACGGCCGGCGCCGGCAATAGGATGGGCGGAGAGCCTGCCGGAAGCGGCGGGCCTCAAGGGAGCCGAACTCATCCAGGCCTTCGTCAAGCGCCTGCCGAACGGGCCCGGCGTCTACCGGATGCTCAACGAGGCCGGCGACGTGCTCTATGTCGGCAAGGCCCGCAGCCTGAAGAAGCGGGTGAGCAACTATGCGCAGGGGCGAGGCCACTCGAACCGCATCGCGCGCATGGTCCGCGAGACTGCGCATATGGAATTCGTGACGACGCGGACGGAGATCGAGGCGCTGCTGCTCGAAGCAAACCTCATCAAGCGCCTGCGCCCGCGCTTCAACGTGCTTCTGCGCGACGACAAGTCCTTCCCCTATATCGTCGTCACCGGCGATACGCGTGCGCCGGCGCTCTACAAGCATCGTGGGGCGCGCAGCCGCAAGGGCGACTATTTCGGCCCCTTCGCCTCGGCCGGAGCAGTCGGACGCACGATCAACTCGCTGCAGCGCGCCTTTCTTCTCAGAACCTGCACCGACAGTGTCTTCGAAACACGCACGCGCCCCTGTCTGCTCTATCAGATCAAGCGTTGTTCCGCGCCGTGCACGAACGAGGTCAGCGATGCGGATTACGCGGAACTGGTCAGCGAAGCCAAGGATTTTCTCTCCGGCAAGAGCCAGGCGGTGAAGGCGACCATTGCCTCCGCCATGGCCGAGGCTTCGGAGAACCTCGATTTCGAGCGTGCCGCGCTTTACCGCGACCGGCTGGCCGCGCTGAGCCACGTCCAGAGCCACCAGGGCATCAATCCGGCCGGCGTCGAGGAAGCGGACGTCTTCGCCATCCATCACGAAGGCGGCATCTCCTGCATCCAGGTGTTTTTCTTCCGGACGGGGCAGAACTGGGGCAATCGCGCCTATTTTCCGAAAGCCGATCCTTCGATTCCCCCTGCCGAGGTGCTCAGCGCGTTTCTTGCGCAGTTCTATGACGACAAGCCCTGTCCGCGGCAGGTCCTGCTCTGCGCCCCCGTCGAGGAACAGGAACTGCTTGCACAGGCGCTCAGCGAGAAATCCGGCTACAAGGTCTCGATCCTCGTGCCGCAGCGCGGAGAGAAGAAGGATCTCGTCGAGCATGCGCTCGCAAACGCCCGCGAGGCGCATGGCCGCAAGCTCGCCGAAACGGCTTCGCAGGGGCGCCTGCTCGAAGGCTTTGCCGCAACCTTCCAACTCCCTTACGTGCCGCGCCGCATCGAGATCTACGACAACTCGCATATTATGGGCACCAATGCGGTGGGCGGCATGGTCGTCGCCGGCCCGGAGGGCTTCGTCAAAGGCCAGTACCGAAAGTTCAACATAAAATCGACCGACATCACGCCGGGCGACGATTTCGGCATGATGCGCGAGGTCATGACGCGGCGCTTCTCCCGCCTCCTGAAAGAAGAGGGCAAGCCGGATCGGTCCGCAGAGCCGGGTGAGGATGCCGGTTTCCCCGCGTGGCCCGACGTCATCCTGATCGATGGCGGCCAGGGCCAGATGACGGCAGTTCGTACGATTCTCAAGGAACTCGGCATTGAGGACTGCGTGACGGCGATCGGCGTCGCCAAGGGCGTCGACCGCGACGCCGGGCGCGAGCGTTTCTTCGCCGAAGGCCGGGAAAGCTTCACTCTGCCGCCGCGCGACCCCGTCCTCTACTTCATCCAGCGTCTGCGCGACGAAGCGCACCGTTTCGCGATCGGCTCGCACCGGGCTCGCCGGAAAAAGGAAATGGTCAAGAATCCGCTCGACGAGATCGCCGGAATCGGCCCGACGCGCAAACGCGCGCTCCTCACCCATTTCGGAACCGCCAAAGCCGTCTCCCGCGCCGGCATCAACGACCTGATGTCGGTAAACGGCATTTCCGAAACGGTCGCCCGTATCGTCTACGAGCATTTCCACGAAGACGCCGCCAAATGACGGGGCGGCGCGGTTCAGCCTGCGTTCAGGCGAAATCCGCCAAATATGACAGGCGTCACGCAATGATCTGTTGACCTTATGGTCGCAAAGTCATTCTGTACAGCTGAACCCGGAGGGGATGAGGAAAGGCGTTCGGCGTTTCCGCCCGCATCCCGCTTCGACCACTAGAATCGATCGCGCCGAGACCCCAGATGGCGGGAAATGAGGACTGTCGTGTCCAGAGAAACCGAATCCATGCCAACGCCCATAGCCTATAGCATCCCAAATCTGCTGACCTATTTCCGCATCCTCATCGTGCCGCTGATCGTCTTCTGCTTCTTCATCGAAGGCCGGCTTCACAGCTCGGATTTTGCGCGCTGGACCGCGCTCATCCTCTTTGTCGCGGCTTCGATCACGGACTTCTTCGACGGCTATCTCGCCCGCATATGGAAGCAGACCTCGAATATCGGCCGCATGCTCGACCCGATCGCGGACAAGCTGCTGGTCGCCTCGATCCTGCTGCTCGTGGCCGCCGACGGAACGATCGCCGGCTGGTCGATCTGGGCTGCCATCATCATCCTCTGCCGCGAGATACTGGTTTCCGGCCTCCGCGAATATCTTGCAGCCCTCAAGGTCAGCGTTCCGGTGACGCGGGTTGCCAAATGGAAGACGACGATCCAGATGGTCGCGATCGCCTTCCTGCTCGCCGGTCCCGCCGGCGACAAGATCGTGCCCTATGTGACGGAAGCCGGTATCCTGCTGCTGTGGATCGCCGCGGCCATCACACTCTATACCGGCTACGACTATTTCCGCGCCGGCCTGAAACATGTGGTCAACGAATGAGCACGGTAAACCTCGTCTATTTCTCCTGGGTTCGCGAGCGCATCGGCAGGCCTGAAGAAACACTGGACCTGCCGGAGAATGTCGTCACGATCGCCGACCTGCTGGGCCATCTGAAGACCCGCGGTGAGGAATATGCCGCGGTTTTCGAGCACGCGAACGTCATCCGCGCGGCGATCAACCAGGAACATGTGGAGCACGGCGAGCCGATCGCCGGCGCCCGAGAGATCGCCCTCTTCCCGCCGATGACGGGCGGCTGAAGCCATGGCCGCCCCCGTCACCGTGCGCGTCCAGCGCGACGACTTCGACATCGCCGCCGAAGTCTCGGCGCTTTGCCGTGCGCGGACTGACATCGGTGCGGTGGTCACGTTTTCGGGGCTGTGCCGGGACGAGGCCGGAGCCCTCAGTGCGCTCGAGCTCGAGCATTATCCCGGCATGGCAGAGGCGGAGATCGAACGGATATGCCACGAAGCGGTCGAGCGCTTCGGCCTGCAGGCTGCAACCGCCATCCATCGCTTCGGCCGCATGGAGCCGGGAGCGAATATCGTCCTGGTGGTGACCGCCTCGCCGCACCGGCAGGCGGCATTCGATGGCGCGAATTTCATCATGGATTTCCTGAAGACCTCGGCCCCCTTCTGGAAGAAGGAACATCACGCCGACGGCAGCGCAGGCGATTGGGTCAGCGCGAAGGATGCGGACGACGCGGCACGCGATCGCTGGACGCGCCGCTGATCTCTCACGCCGCCTGAATCACGATGTTTTTAGGTCGGGTCGACCTAAAAACATGAGCGTGATAGATTCCAAGAAGTTGAGACGCGCGATGCGGGCGGAAAACCGCGCACACTTTTCCTCTTCCCGCTCTGATCAGGGAATGATCTTTTCCCGGCGCGTGACCACGAGCACGATCACCAGAAAGCCGAATATGGCGAAGTCCCGCCAGAGGATGGGTCCATAGGCGCTCCACACCGTCTCCATGAGGCCGATGCCGGCTGCGCCCAGTGCCGCGAATAACGGCGAAGTCTGCCCGCCGATGGCGGCGATGAACAGGACCTTGACCCCGAAGGTCAGCCCGGTGCCGAAATCCATGTTGCCGTAATAGGAAGCAGCGAGAATCCCGCAGAACGCAGCGATCAGCGACGCCACGCCATAGGCGGCGATATAGACCGCTCCCGGATCGATGCCGCAAAGCGCGGCGGCCTTGCGATCCTCGGAAACGGCGCGCCAGTAGCGGCCTGCATAGGAACGGGTCAACAGCCAATGG
It encodes:
- a CDS encoding molybdopterin-dependent oxidoreductase; this translates as MPYRKAMNVATPIRQEKTIGHSVCPHDCPSACALEVDLTAEGRIGRVRGAAENTYTAGVICAKVARYAERIYHPGRLMVPQRRVGAKGEGRWQEISWETALDEIADQFVKAEQRHGSEAVWPYFYAGTMGQVQRDSIERLRHAKRYSGFFGSICTNMAWTGYTMGTGTLRGPDPREMAKSDCVVIWGTNAVATQVNVMTHAVKARKERGAKIVVIDVYDNPTIKQADMGLVLKPGTDAALACAVMHVAFRDGHAGRAYMAEFADDPAGLEAHLKTRGPEWASAITGLSVEEIEAFARLVGTTPRTYFRLGYGFTRQRNGSVAIHAAASVATVLGSWKHEGGGAFHSNNDIFRLDKRELVGSAFHDPDVRMLDQSQIGRVLTGDAEALRHRGPVTALLIQNTNPVNVAPEQRLVKRGFLRDDVFVAVHEQFMTDTAQLADIVLPATMFLEHDDLYRGGGHQHILLGPKVVEPPPTVRTNLFVIEELAKRLGVADCPGFRLTERQHIDQLLANYGIGYDEMKERKWLDCQPAFDEAHFLNGFGHPDGRFRFKADWTGTPAPNRPPKAMGAQGPHGQLPEFPDHVDLIEVADERHPFRLATSPARSFLNSTFAETPS
- a CDS encoding 23S rRNA (adenine(2030)-N(6))-methyltransferase RlmJ, producing MNYRHIYHAGNFADVLKHAVLARLVTYLKQKDKAFRVLDTHAGIGVYDLSSEEAQKTGEWREGIGRLIEAELPAPVAAILEPYLSAVRDLNPEGGLMHYPGSPKLARMLLRPQDRLSAMELHPEDHEALHRLFEGDFQSRITRLDGWLALGAHLPPKEKRGLVLVDPPFEAEGEYERLVDGLAKAYRRFTGGIYCLWYPLKKGAPIRDFHESLKALEIPKMLCAELSVRSDRVTPGLAGSGLVIVNPPFTLKGELDILLPYLKTQLAQDRFASGRCFWLRGEAPLNRGP
- a CDS encoding ribonuclease T2 family protein, producing MLEYKKLKRISRIRSNATRFWLLPAIVVLGTLVGCGGEDGSQTAPNPSKDLARSASIAPAPVGTGFDFYVLSLSWSPTWCDANDPKGKSDQCETGSGHGLIVHGLWPQNENGYPEYCRTRHSDRVPESLGRQYFDLIPSMGLIGHQWRKHGTCSGLSQRDYFAVTRAAHERLTIPPELTTADGAESLSVQAIEAAFEKKNSGMTSESIAVTCEGRLLEEIRICFDKELKFRACPQVDRQACRRDTVSLPPAP
- a CDS encoding glutathione S-transferase, translating into MKILYSPASPYSNKVRMAAHHAGIAAESVLTETNSNPPQLIDNNPLGKIPTLITADGLAIYDSRAIMHFIDRETGGKLYPKNHEKRTRIEIFEALCDGICDSLLAIVYEKRFHPPEKVHQPWIDRQWDKVERGLDHLEANLPKTGSKLNAGHFALAATLRYIELRFAGEWQKGRPKLKNWPAKFEKHFPDYSKFKA
- a CDS encoding outer membrane protein, yielding MRTLTTTLMASAMALVAFQAAHAADVVDEVPAAPAAEYTEPAVRNWSGAYVGGTIDWHHGEADATGNNKSVGFGGGLYGGYNVQDGQMVYGGEADVNYTGNDSRSSGRRVKQGVNGSVRGRVGVDLNPVLVYGTAGVALGNAKLSTPAGSDDKTLVGWTAGVGAETFVTDNITARAEYRYTDYGSKDFRAGGSTISSGYDEHSVKLGMGVKF
- a CDS encoding SDR family oxidoreductase encodes the protein MKRTLKAALVTGGARRIGRAIVEDLAAHGFALAIHANGSFAEAEALAGKLGKTGARAVALRADLTEVGAASGLVAEATALLGPLDLLVNNASVFNKDSLAEFDEAVWERHFALHVKAPSLLARDFALQRPADVSGLIVNVIDQRVWSPNPRFYSYMLSKSALWTATQTMAQALAPDIRVNGIGPGPTLPNERQDPRDFEAQVEALILRRGPALEEFGRAIRFLFDTPSVTGQMIALDGGQHLAWETPDIREIVE
- the uvrC gene encoding excinuclease ABC subunit UvrC; the encoded protein is MNGQTPTDGGILYDATETDDEDDLVEVTEAERPAPAIGWAESLPEAAGLKGAELIQAFVKRLPNGPGVYRMLNEAGDVLYVGKARSLKKRVSNYAQGRGHSNRIARMVRETAHMEFVTTRTEIEALLLEANLIKRLRPRFNVLLRDDKSFPYIVVTGDTRAPALYKHRGARSRKGDYFGPFASAGAVGRTINSLQRAFLLRTCTDSVFETRTRPCLLYQIKRCSAPCTNEVSDADYAELVSEAKDFLSGKSQAVKATIASAMAEASENLDFERAALYRDRLAALSHVQSHQGINPAGVEEADVFAIHHEGGISCIQVFFFRTGQNWGNRAYFPKADPSIPPAEVLSAFLAQFYDDKPCPRQVLLCAPVEEQELLAQALSEKSGYKVSILVPQRGEKKDLVEHALANAREAHGRKLAETASQGRLLEGFAATFQLPYVPRRIEIYDNSHIMGTNAVGGMVVAGPEGFVKGQYRKFNIKSTDITPGDDFGMMREVMTRRFSRLLKEEGKPDRSAEPGEDAGFPAWPDVILIDGGQGQMTAVRTILKELGIEDCVTAIGVAKGVDRDAGRERFFAEGRESFTLPPRDPVLYFIQRLRDEAHRFAIGSHRARRKKEMVKNPLDEIAGIGPTRKRALLTHFGTAKAVSRAGINDLMSVNGISETVARIVYEHFHEDAAK
- the pgsA gene encoding CDP-diacylglycerol--glycerol-3-phosphate 3-phosphatidyltransferase, whose product is MPTPIAYSIPNLLTYFRILIVPLIVFCFFIEGRLHSSDFARWTALILFVAASITDFFDGYLARIWKQTSNIGRMLDPIADKLLVASILLLVAADGTIAGWSIWAAIIILCREILVSGLREYLAALKVSVPVTRVAKWKTTIQMVAIAFLLAGPAGDKIVPYVTEAGILLLWIAAAITLYTGYDYFRAGLKHVVNE
- the moaD gene encoding molybdopterin converting factor subunit 1 — translated: MSTVNLVYFSWVRERIGRPEETLDLPENVVTIADLLGHLKTRGEEYAAVFEHANVIRAAINQEHVEHGEPIAGAREIALFPPMTGG
- a CDS encoding molybdenum cofactor biosynthesis protein MoaE, with translation MAAPVTVRVQRDDFDIAAEVSALCRARTDIGAVVTFSGLCRDEAGALSALELEHYPGMAEAEIERICHEAVERFGLQAATAIHRFGRMEPGANIVLVVTASPHRQAAFDGANFIMDFLKTSAPFWKKEHHADGSAGDWVSAKDADDAARDRWTRR